AAACAGAAGTACAGCAAGATCTAAGGCATAAGCTTTAAGACCCTGTTACtgccattttcattttctgcacttGGTGTTTTTGCAAAATAACacaagagagacagagagatcATTGATTCAATCCTCTGGTACCCAACAAACATCAAAGCAAACTTAAAGCATAAGATGACAGAAGTATGAAAAGCAATGTGATGTCACTATCCAGGTTTAGTGAATGATTCTGTACTGTGAAGCAGGAGTGGGCATCACCAAagttttgcattaaaataagCTACTTCAGCAAAATGATGTTACCAGAATTAGTTTCTGCACAAACAAAGAGCTGTACCAGCACAGCAACCTAAAGGAACAGTTTGGTGATGTCAAATATTTTATAACTCATAGCTCAGAAGGTtacaaaaatatcccaaacacAAGCTTTAAGCGCTTCATGGGTTCTTCAGAGATGGTTGCTTTATTTGATCTGTGCATTTAGTACGGAGTCCTGTTTAATTTGATGCACAACTAACTCTTTATCTTGATATATTTACTTTGTACAATGTCCTGATTTCCAATCACTATTGCATGAAAATGCACCGAACAGTAAAGCAAACCTGTTTATAGAGCAAATGCtatgcattttttcctgagtCACTTCAAGAAACAATAATATAGCCAGAAACTGTCAGACTTCAGAAAgcaacagaattttaaaatgctttgcaaCTGTAAAGTAAAAAATGGAATGAACATGGAGCTGTGAAATACTCACTGATGATTATCTTCTCAGATAAAAACTACTCCAGCTTTTTATTAAAGATAGTTTTTAGtcaaaacatatatatatatatatatataaacaacCTCAATATAACAAGCCACTTTTTCTTTAGTTAATAGCAAGCatcaaaaaatttaaatacacGAACCTTTTATACTCTGTGAAATTATCTATTGCTTCAGTATATCATTAAACCAGTCTAATTTGTGACAAAGAATTTTGCTTCAGTCTTTCATTGATAATTTCAAGTATGAAATACTATCTACTTTGTGAGCTGAGGGTGAAAAGCACAAACTGGTCCAAACATATACATAGCTTTAAGCTATGGTAAAACTATTTGACTAAGGTAAATCTGCATCACTATATGACAAAACCATATCTCATCAAGGTACATCTATAATCAGGGTTAAATGATAATTTAGCCTAGTTGATAGTACAAAGaacaaatgtatttattaatttcttaaacCAAAAAGAACACCACAAAAATACCACCAGAGAGAGTGCCTCTGTTTTTTTGGGACTTTCTACATGTTAACACTATGCATTTTAGCATACATACTGCCTgaggaataattttaaaaagtattcaaaatatAGAGAACCCTGAGTGTAGCAGACTTTTGTAgggataaataaaaattaaggtgttctggaaaaaaataatgtggtgggttttttcaaGACTActagttttatatttttaagactCACCTGTAACCACTCTACTACTATACACAGTACCACTACCAAAGTACTAATGAGCTCCTGTGGCTGAGCTTGAGGTCAACCATTACAAAAGGTTGTATCCGTGCAAATCCCTGCCTTCAGTTCAGTCACTCTGTATATGCCCAAGAAAATACCAAACCCACAGTTACACACCAACAGCTAACGATGTCCATTTGAAAGCAGTTGatacttttgcttttcaattaACATATCTTTCAGTGCAAAATTTAACTGTAAGCAGCATTGatataaacaaaagaaaagcaccGGTTGCAGAATCTATCGATTAGTGCCTGCTGATGGCCTGAGCTGCACTTTAGTCATGCCGCACCCAGCTGATACTTTAGGAAAGACTTTCCATTTATGGCCATCTACTTACATGCAACACTACATGCAGAAGGCAGCTGGTTGTGAACACACTCAGAGGCTTTGGGGTAGACAAAAGTGTAGTAAACAGGACAGGAAAAGAAGCTGAGAAACTAGACAAGAAAAAACTgcttaagggggaaaaaagatttaaatagTTTGAAATCAATTCTACCCTCTCATAGAGAAGATTGCAAATACCTTGAAGATTAAGTTGGTATATGTTATAGAAGtagaaacttgatttttttcttatacgCTTGTACAAAAGTAGATTGAATTGTTAGTTTGATTTTGAACTGAAAAGCTTTCATGCAGAGAGAATTAGTAGCTCCCTAACATAGCTGTCCTTAATTAAACCATTGAAATGCAGAACTCATTTAATCAAAACTATAATTCAATCTGTTTGGTCAATAGcttgaaaagacagaaaaaaattaaaagctccAAAGTCTTAAGCAGTTTTAAGTATTAATAAGCAAGATCATTTTTACAGGTCACATCTAATCAAATACAAATTAGAGTGGTTAGtaaaacacatttaatttttttttaatataagaaagaagaaaaaaattaggagagttatctttttcttcccaaagcCTCTAAGTGCCAGCCACCCCAAGTTGCTCTACATCATCTAACTATGAACAGTAAGGTAGGCACAGACCAAGCAGTTGGTAATACAGCTTGGCACGCAGACACCGGACGAGAGAGACTGCAGCAAGGGTTTCACGTGATCGTGTGTAATGTTCGTCCACACCTTAGTCTTCGACTTGGGACTGCTGCCATTCTGCCCTTCTTCAGAAGCATCATCCCCTCGGCCAGAGTTCAGCCACCTTGTCTTCTCTCGCTGCTGTTTCTGAAAACTGTGTCTGAGGGGGGAGGAAATGCCTGATTCGCCATCACTAGTAAAGGAGTAACCTGTGACACTAGCTGGAATCTCAACATCGCTGTACTTTTTAGATTTCTCTCTCAGAGCAGGGCATCGATATGGGTAGCCGGTTCTGTAACCCTGcagaaggagagcagcagaattAGTCTTCTATATCTCCAAGTTTTTCAACAGACAACTGAAATCTCATTGACACCCTTAACTATGAAAACCATTCTGCAACACAACTCTTCCTTGTATGGCTGCTCACCCTGTTTTGGGGGGCACAGCCATGTCAAAGGGGATGATGATGCACAGAAGTGAGGCTACACTAGCATCCTTTCCAATCTAAGTAACTTCTGAGCCACTAATTTAAGAGAGTCACCATTTTTGGTGATCAAACATCAAAAACATTGCATTAAGCTTTTATGAAGAATTTCCAGTAGTCCTGCAAAAAGCCATTGAGGTGACTGAGAAGGTCATCAAGAGCAGTGCTATGGGTTTGCCTCTTCTCATAGTCAAGCAAAAAATTTACCATCTATATTTTAATATgataacacattttaaaaaatcctttttatagcttttcttagaagggggaaaaatgtgTATTAGTGCTTCCTGCTGTCTTTCATAGAATTTTCAAGTAATTGTTCAAGTCTCTGGAGTTTAAGTCCAAATGCAGCTACTCATTtacacttttttaaaaactgtaatcAAAGGTATCAACTGTTTCTCACAAATCTTAATCAAAGAAGCACCCCTATGATAGGGTAGATAAAAAGATCTTTACTGTGTTTTTACATCTAGAAATCAACATACAGTATACAAGGGAATACTTCAAGAATGCTACTTTAATGTCATTATTCATTCCTCTCCCAAACCTTATGTTTCATTCTCCCACTTCTCTGAACTGTATTTTGTTCCACCTTTAACCTTCCCTATTCACACTAGTCATGTCTGCCCAAGCTTTCTTTCAAATTATGCTCAGCATTTAACATACGAGAAGGACATCTGACAGTTTCTCTAAGAAGTTTCCactagcaaaatattttttaagtggCTCAAAGGAAAAGTGTGAATAGCTTAGTTCCCAAAACACTCAAATTCTCTATCAAGCCAGCTGTAAAGAAACATCAGCCCCAACTATGCAGACGTAGCTTTCTATAGTTTTCATGCATTAAGCACTGGTTAGGTCTTACTTGGGTTCTGCTCCAACTTTTAATGATCAAAACAAATCTTGAGTAATTATATGCCACCTAATATAATTAACTACCCCATACAATATGTGGCTAATCATAATATTAAGAGTTTGTATTGTATGACTGAAAGCTCCTTTCTATTTCTACATTCCTACTGAGTACAATGCCATTTCTTTAATGATGCTGCCTTTTATGTGCAGTAAGAAATATAAAACTGGTATTTCCTAGAGAAACTGAAATCCAACTGGATCTACCAAAGGTATCAGTCAGATACAACAAgtctgctgtgcccagccacaTCTTTCCCACTGAAGCTGGATAGTAAATGTTGGTGTCTGGTCATTCATTGCAGATGGGTTCTTACTGAAACCATTTTAACTGaaggcttttatttatttaaagccTGTCTTTTAAACTCTTCTAGGGATTAGTAGAAACTTAGTCAAATTATGCTGGACCTCACACCTAATAAGACATTAATAATTTTACACATTTTGGGAGGGgatggaaagagggaaaaatacagaTTGAGTGCAAGGTGCAAGCACCACAGTACTCTGATTTGGAAGTGGCAAATCCCAGAGATCTGCTCTGATCTCACCAAAAACAATCATAGGAATAAAAGTAAATCTGTACAATCTGCACAAAGGACACCTGATGCTTTTCATGTTGTCACCAAGTCCTTGGGAAAGAATCGGCTGCAGGCTGTATAAACTATCCCAAGCACatgcagctttaaaaaatgcattttctacATTATCATATCAAAATCAGACCAAAAGGCCTGCCTTACCAGATTATCCAGCATTCGCATAAGAGCTTCGAACTCCTGTTCACCAATCTGCCATTTGGGATGGGACACAGTACCCTCACCTGCTGGAGACTCAGGGGAGCGAGACTTGGCTTTGTACTTGCCAGGATCAAGAAGCACCAAGTTGTCAGGGCCACCTGCACTGGCCAGGGTACGGACCTGAAATACAATAGAGTCATCTTTAAGTTCCTTGGGGGGAATGGGGtgaaaatgaccaaaaaaaccctaaaaacttGGTATAAACCCAGAAGAaatcttcattttaaaactaaatagATACTAAGTAatacttcattttaaaactaaataaatgaaTATGCTTGTATAAAAGTTGTCTTAAGTCTTTGAAAGTATCTGTTTTAATGGGCAGCAAATTGATAGTTTCAATACAGTACTGGAATATTGTCAGTGAAACCAAAGTTTTGGATGTCCCCCCACAATGTAGTGACATCACACATTGCATAGAGCTGGTTCAGCTCTTGGATCTAAACTAACACAGCAATCTGTTTGGAGGTCAATACAGCAAGCTGTATTACTATATAACATATTAAAGTTCTTACTTGTATCTCACAGGCAAGCACTAGGTTATGAATATAGTAGAAAGCCTCCTCAACAGTCTCTCCAACTGATACTAGGCCATGGTTTCTGAGAATAAGGACCTAGAGAAACATTGAAAGTAAGTTAACAGCAGTAAGCCAAGTATTTTCTTGCTCTTGATTAAAGAATATTTGCTACTGATTAAAGAACATACCTGTCACACAAACATACTGcccccccctccttttttctttaattctagATGTAAATACTGACCTTGCTTTTAGGTCCCAAATTTTTCTGAATAACCACCTTTTCTTCATCATCCACTAAAATACCATGGTAGTCATGATAAGCTACTTCCCCTAGAGAAAGTGCTTCAGGTGAAATTGGCAAGAGACCACATTTCATTGCAGAAACCTGAGAAATATTAAAACAACTGATTTAATTTCTTGCAACAGAAGAAGTGAAAAATATAGTGATgagaatgaaaataagaatatatttttatctattAATTGAATCTATCTCTACAGGTAGATACAGTGGTCTTATACTCATCCTTAAAGCCTCTATTTTTGATAACTTTTGGACTTGATACAAAAGTCACATTGATCTTGGGTTTGTCTCAATATGGCTGTTTTTATACAATAGCAACACCAATATAAAAAGACTcaggaaaaaccccaagaaaccACCAAACCACAAAATCAACTACATCCTTCATTCCTTCCACTCCACTCAGTTAtttccccctcctgctcccatgCAGGAACAACTTTGGTGATACAGATAATTCTGCAGCGCTGCAgataaacttaaaaaatatattttaaaaggctaCTCTGTAACTCAAAATATTAGGAATTTGATCATTTATCCTTAAAATGCTTGTATTAATTGGTTaatcaataatttaaaaaatcatcagaaTGTGAACACTGAAAGTCACTCTCTCAAAACATTCCAAAGAGGCAGAACTGACTTGTAATCACTTTCTCCAAACAGAAATACTGGGAaagtttcaaatatttcaaaaatccTTGACAAATTGTGCTttacaaaaccaacaaaatataCTCAAGTTTGGATGACTCCCTGTCAAAAGATCTGGTCTTTTGTGGGAAAGGACACACATATATGACATACATATTTTCCAGTGACAGAACTCAATTTACTGTCTGACCATTCAGGTAACAACCCAGTAAGGATGAGCTCTGATTAAAGAGAACCATACTTGAAGACAGACTAAAAGGCTCTCTGCCCTCCAAATAGGAAGCAAAACTATGATTGAGGGACCCACCTATTCTCCctttgggggggtgggggaaCAGGACAAGGACAAAGCTGGAAGTGAGCTTACCGCGGCTCCTGCGGGGGTGTGGATATGGACAATGCATTTCACATCAGGTCGGGCTGCATAAATTGCTGAGTGCAATGTAAAACCAGCTTGGTTTACTCCCAGGTTAGTGCTTCCACGATCAACCACATCTCCCTGAATATTGATTTTAACCTAGGaatgaaaagaattattttcattatcaaGACTCAAAACTGATTTAATTCAGCATCTACCACTGAGATCTCTAAAACCAGTTGTCATCATTTCTATCTGAAATGCCTAAAGTTTCCCTCAACAAGCTGGACTCAACACCCAGCAGCTCTAAAGGGCCTGAGGTGATTCACTCTTTACAGGTAGATCAACTGGAGGACACCTGGTGGTGAACACGGGCAAACAAATCTCTCAGATACCTCAGCAGGACCAAAACCAGCCAAACCAGCCATGCTCAGTAACATTGTTCTAAACATATTAcacaaaagtaaaatattctCTAGGATAGAATTTGAAGtgacacatatatatatatatatatgttttacaGCTATGAAAATTAACAATGACTTACCAGACTAGATGCAGTGACTTCACTATAGAGGAGTCCAAAAGGTACAATAAGGAAATGCTCTTGCTCAGAGTTTACTCTGGCCTAAGGATAACACAAGAGTAAGAGTTACTAAGAAGATAGATTTTATTAAAGCATCCAAGAAGACCCCAACCATTAAAGTTACTTTTACATCCTGATTATGGAATGGGCAAGTATGCCTATAACACACATTATGACTTTCATATATGCTACAACAGATAATCAATGCACTGCACTGTTAATTAACTAATGTTGAACAAAACCAGCTGGCAGTAACATGCCAGCATCCTTCAGATCTGTGGAATTTAGTAAACCCTTACATTCTGTTATAATGACAACTCGCCCACTATGGataaaatgaacaatactgagagaaaaggggaaaaaagttaattCTTTCAGTTGAATGAGTTTACACTCCAACTGTATTTCTACCCTAGTAAGACATAAGGTATAAAGTAAAAGGCTGTGAGCTAACACAAGAACTGGCCTCTAAAACCTCTAAAGACCTAAAACATCTTGATGCTGAGAAGGGttttgtcactgctgctggTTCCTGTGAGACatctgtgagcagcacagcacacttGTAAATTTTCTACCAAGTATCCTGACCTTCACttatgttttttcctctcttgtctCATTCACACAATCAGGAGTttataatacaaaaataattttggcttTAAAGCATTCACATCCTGGGATGTATCTCTTTAAAGTCTGTGCAATGAAAAGTACAGGACATCTAGGTAATTAAGGTGTCTTTTGATGGTGAATTAATAGGCTTCTAAAGTTTTACTGGACACATGAGACAACTCTCTACTTTGCTATGAGTCTACCCAGCATTTGGGTagtttgttttgtgggtttgggtttttaaattcAAAGATATTTATGTGTTTTGAATTTCCCTGAGAGGCAGCTACTTTTATGCTGTTTCTGCCTCATGTCTTCTACTACTTGCAACATTAAATACACATTTACTTTGCTATAGTTCtactgcagggaaaaaaataattctaataaGTAGTTGTGCAGTCATGCAAAAGCTTTCAGCACAGATCTGGTTTCCTTTACAACCAGCTGGGAACATGCTACAGCATAAGAATCTTAAACTGAAGCAGTCAGTTGAAGTTAATCTGTACTTTTGTGAATCACCAAAGTAGTTCTCCACTACAGAAGTGCAAATGATCAAGAAAAATCTCTTACTCATTTATGCAAGACAAAGAACAAGTATTATTCAAAATATCCCAAAAGCTAATAAGAAAGCTCAAATCAAAGACAAACAAGCAGCAAGACTCACAAACTACTTTGCTTTGGGATTAAATGCAATTAACAGCTCATGCCCCCAAAGCAAACCAAGACCTGGTGAATGATGTCTACCTTCTGTAAACCTGTAATCTCAAATTCTGCCTGACCCTGGAGACAACCAAGTTTACTCTACATTATTGCACTTGACACGAAAACCCTGGAGGTACCCAAGCATACTCAACATTATTATACTTGGCATGAAAGCTCTTGATGCTCTGTAATTCTGCTTCTGCATCAGGACTGCACCAGTCTGAGCAATTCCACATACAGTAGCTGTCAGGGATTGATAAGGATCCAAAAAAAGCAACTATACTCCACCCAACTCCCTGATATGCCCAGATGGAAATTGTGAGGGTATGAGAGTATATCCCATTCTCCCCTAAAACACAGGCTTATGACCCTCACAGAAGGCTGTGTACCTTTTCTCTTACTTCACAAGTGCACTGCAAAGCTTTTACCTTGAATGCAATCACGCAGTAATTACAGCATCCACTcacaaaaaaagtgaaaacctGGAGTCaaacaccagcactgcaggaagtGGTAGCATTCACCACATTCCAAAGGGGTGTCTTAGTACTACTTAATAAACATAACAACCTTGCTCTGTATCAGCTTCTGAAGAGAATTTATGTCTTTCAGTCATCTTTCAGAATGCTGTTCACTGGAGGAGCTTGTAAAAGACAACTATGACTTGGGACTGCTGCTGACAAGCCAAGAGCTTTCCAGTACCTCTGTCATTCAGAAGTGAGTAAAACACTTTCAGAATCTCATTTTCCAAGTGCTTTGATTGTCTTCCACCTCAACTGGTACCTCCTCTACTGATATCTTCCTTGTACTCCTCCCCAGAGAAAGCAAACTTGAGGCAGTCCACCCCAATTACATGCCCTTGCCTCAACCCCTTCCCTTGACATGCTGCTCTTCAATACATTTATGTTTTATCTAAATGTACAAACATTCCCAGGGCTGAACTTTACACTAGAAAGCTATCTCCAAAGCTGTTTGCTTTTCAGTGCATTAATGTCCCTTTTACAAAACCACTTTTCCTGTCACATATGAAAAATctgggggtggcacagagctgttTACAGGAGCCATTATGTTGGATATGTTCCCTTACAACAGGAACTGAATGATCTAACCAATACTGGCTTGATCCTATGCCTACACATATCATTTATCATCTTCATCTGTTCACAAATAATATGCCTTGAATTCtcaaaaagcagtaaaaataatattacCATATTTCATTCCAACTGCAACTAGAAGAACTGAAAATACATAAAGGACAATCTCTACTATGTAGAATAAAAAACAATTCAGCTCTGTTAGGACAACAATTGATGGGGCTGCACACCACAGCTGTGACTTTGCTCATGAGACTCATGCTGACCATTCTTCTGGCACATAAAACCTCCTTGATTTGACCTCCTTGTCATTAT
The window above is part of the Molothrus ater isolate BHLD 08-10-18 breed brown headed cowbird chromosome 4, BPBGC_Mater_1.1, whole genome shotgun sequence genome. Proteins encoded here:
- the ADD1 gene encoding alpha-adducin isoform X9 — protein: MNGDSGVGVVTSPPPTTAPHKERYFDRVDENNPEYLRERNMAPDLRQDFNMMEQKKRVSMILQSPAFCEELESMIQEQFKKGKNPTGLLALQQIADFMTTHVPNVYPAAPQGGMAALNMSLGMVTPVNDLRGSDSIAYEKGEKLLRCKLAAFYRLADLFGWSQLIYNHITARVNSEQEHFLIVPFGLLYSEVTASSLVKINIQGDVVDRGSTNLGVNQAGFTLHSAIYAARPDVKCIVHIHTPAGAAVSAMKCGLLPISPEALSLGEVAYHDYHGILVDDEEKVVIQKNLGPKSKVLILRNHGLVSVGETVEEAFYYIHNLVLACEIQVRTLASAGGPDNLVLLDPGKYKAKSRSPESPAGEGTVSHPKWQIGEQEFEALMRMLDNLGYRTGYPYRCPALREKSKKYSDVEIPASVTGYSFTSDGESGISSPLRHSFQKQQREKTRWLNSGRGDDASEEGQNGSSPKSKTKVWTNITHDHVKPLLQSLSSGVCVPSCITNCLWTKEDGHRTATSAVPNLFVPLNTNPKEVQEMRNKIREQNLQDIKTAGPQSQVLSGVVVDRSLVQGELVTASKAIIEKEYQPKVIVSTTGPNPFNKLTDRELEEYRKEVERKQKGPEEPSEDGRPQKEKSPPDPSSARTPPSTPIKIEEGDGYAKEYLLP